The nucleotide sequence CAGGTAATGACTAGGGTTGGGAGCGAGGCGATGAGTGAGAAGGAGGTCGTTGAGAATATCAATGCAGTGCTGGAGGAGATCTATAAGAAGGTCTCTCCAGAGAAGGTTCGCGCCATATATGTGAAGCTAACGATGGGGCCACCAATAAAGCTAACCCTATCCCAATAATGCTGTTAATTGTTTTTAGGCAATAAATGTTAATTCTTAGGCTGAATCCAGGTAATGAGCGTACTCCCACTCAGTTATTTTATCCCAAGTATTTTCCCACCTGTATAATGCCGCGTACTCATTCCATTCCTTCTCCTTAACCTTTATGTACTCCATCAATGCTTCCCTCAAGTTTTCGTCCCTTAAGAGGCTACTGCCGCCGAGAAGCTTCACTGCATCCCCTAGGGTTTGCGGTGTTTCCTCGGCATTAATTTCATACGCAACCTCATCAACGGGAGCCGGCGGAACTAATTTATCGGTTAATCCGNGTAGTATTGATATTAACTCGGCGGAGAACGCTAGATAGGGATTCATGCTGGGATCCGGGTGCCTATACTCAAAACGGTTAACTTTCTTCCCGTAGTAGGGGATCCTTATCATTGCTGNTCTGTTTCCGTAACCCCATGCTATTCTAGTTGGCGCCTCATGATGAGGCACAAGGCGCTTATACGAATTAACAGTTGGAGCCACCAATGCGCTTATTTCCTTGGCTGCCNAGAGCAATCCAGCTATTGCGCTTTGTGCTTCCGGCGTTGCCTCGCTATTCCTCGACTCAAAGAGGTTGCGGCCATCTAGATCCCATAGGCTTATATGCGTGTGGGCGCCGCTGCCATTAATTCCCCAGAATGGCTTTGGCATGAATGTTGCGGTTAATCCATGTCTCTTCGCTATATCCCTAGCCATGATTTTATAGATAATTATATTATCTGCAACCTTTATCGGGGAATCCGCCGGTATATTGATCTCGTACTGGGATGGAGCTACCTCATGATGTATCTTAGTCTCGCCGATGCCGGCGCCGCTGATGGATGCGGTTAATTCCATGGCTATGTCGCTTAAAATATTGGTGTTGCGCCCCTCGAAGTAGGCTCCATTATCTGCCAGGAATGGAGTATTACCGTTTAGTCCCACAATGAAGAACTCCACCTCAACCCCCATCATGGCGTGAAAACCCATTTTCTCGGCGTTAATCATTACTCCAAGCAGCACGTTGCGTGGATCCCTCATTATTGGTTTTCCGGAATCATCCACCACATTCATTAATGTGTCGGCTATTTTTCCATCGTTCCACCGCTCAATGAATACGGCATGAGGGTCCGGCAGCGCTATAAAGTCGCTCTTATTAACGGTGGAGTATGACGGTATAGACGAGCCGTCAAACGGCATGCCGTCCCTGAATACGTCCAGCGCGGGATCGATTGGCATTAATTCGGCCCTTGGCTTGCCATGTATATCGATCACGGTGAATTTAACGTACTTAACCCCAGCCGCCTTCAGCACCCTCCAAATCTCGCGCGGTTCTATTGATTCCACGTATTTCTTTATATCAAGCATATAACGTGTTAGCTAACTAGTATAAATTATTTATTGTCAAAATCGCAGCAATATCATTGCGATATACAAGTTTTTACTGGTAATTAACGTTAATCTTAGGTCTAATAGACAACTAATCACGTACAGAATAAACCACAGATCCGCTTCCTAAAGCCGTAAAATCACGGGGCTCCGAGCATTCATGAATTAGGCATTCATTGTTACCCTTAGATTTCTTAGTTTAGTTCTCAAAGCCACCGCCTCAATAATTATTATTAATGCCACGGAAGCA is from Thermocladium sp. ECH_B and encodes:
- a CDS encoding glutamine synthetase — protein: MLDIKKYVESIEPREIWRVLKAAGVKYVKFTVIDIHGKPRAELMPIDPALDVFRDGMPFDGSSIPSYSTVNKSDFIALPDPHAVFIERWNDGKIADTLMNVVDDSGKPIMRDPRNVLLGVMINAEKMGFHAMMGVEVEFFIVGLNGNTPFLADNGAYFEGRNTNILSDIAMELTASISGAGIGETKIHHEVAPSQYEINIPADSPIKVADNIIIYKIMARDIAKRHGLTATFMPKPFWGINGSGAHTHISLWDLDGRNLFESRNSEATPEAQSAIAGLLXAAKEISALVAPTVNSYKRLVPHHEAPTRIAWGYGNRXAMIRIPYYGKKVNRFEYRHPDPSMNPYLAFSAELISILXGLTDKLVPPAPVDEVAYEINAEETPQTLGDAVKLLGGSSLLRDENLREALMEYIKVKEKEWNEYAALYRWENTWDKITEWEYAHYLDSA